Proteins co-encoded in one Cupriavidus taiwanensis genomic window:
- a CDS encoding CaiB/BaiF CoA transferase family protein translates to MDHASHSELPLAGIRVIDFSRVLAGPYCTALLGDLGAEVIKIEPPGGDDYRAVGPFVDGRSGLFAAMNRNKQSIVIDLKTTTGLELARALCARADVVVENFRPGVADKLGIGYQALRALNPALVYASVSGFGQTGPESHRPAYDIILQAMCGLMDATGAPDGAPTMLGEAVSDAVSGLFASWGVLAALLAREKNGRGTHVDVSMFDATLSLSATLVARYAATGRAPQRVGNRHPSSAPFGVYRAADGFYVVAVLNNKLFHTLAETIGCPEMAQDPRFADDESRCRFEPALRAALEAWSSGLSVAEVNRLLGGAGIPVAPIRNVRQALESEQAVHRRLLTEVAGPDGSTVRLPSQPVKFSGYGPNRVTPAPALGQHTEAILAAHDFSKEKQHA, encoded by the coding sequence TTGGACCATGCCAGCCATTCCGAACTGCCGCTCGCCGGCATCCGCGTGATCGATTTTTCGCGGGTGCTGGCTGGCCCTTATTGCACGGCGCTGCTGGGCGACCTGGGCGCCGAGGTGATCAAGATCGAGCCGCCGGGCGGCGACGACTACCGCGCCGTCGGGCCCTTCGTCGACGGCCGCAGCGGGCTGTTCGCGGCGATGAACCGCAACAAGCAGAGCATCGTCATCGACCTGAAGACGACGACGGGTCTGGAACTGGCGCGCGCGCTGTGTGCGCGCGCCGACGTGGTGGTGGAGAACTTCCGTCCGGGCGTGGCGGACAAGCTCGGCATCGGCTACCAGGCGCTGCGGGCGCTGAATCCGGCGCTGGTCTATGCGAGCGTGTCGGGCTTCGGCCAGACCGGGCCGGAGTCGCACCGGCCGGCCTACGACATCATCCTGCAGGCAATGTGCGGACTGATGGACGCCACCGGCGCCCCGGACGGTGCGCCGACCATGCTTGGCGAGGCGGTCTCCGATGCGGTCAGCGGGCTCTTTGCCTCGTGGGGCGTGCTGGCCGCGCTGCTGGCGCGCGAGAAGAACGGCCGCGGCACGCATGTCGATGTGTCGATGTTCGACGCCACGCTGAGCCTGAGCGCGACGCTGGTGGCACGCTATGCCGCCACCGGGCGCGCCCCGCAACGGGTGGGCAACCGCCATCCCTCGTCGGCGCCGTTCGGCGTGTACCGCGCCGCGGATGGCTTCTACGTAGTGGCGGTGCTCAACAACAAGCTGTTCCACACGCTGGCCGAGACCATCGGCTGCCCGGAGATGGCGCAAGACCCGCGCTTTGCCGATGACGAATCGCGCTGCCGCTTCGAGCCAGCGCTGCGCGCCGCGCTCGAAGCGTGGTCGTCAGGCCTGAGCGTCGCCGAGGTGAACCGCCTGCTGGGCGGCGCGGGCATTCCGGTCGCGCCGATCCGCAATGTCAGGCAGGCGCTGGAAAGCGAACAGGCCGTCCATCGCCGCCTGCTGACCGAAGTCGCCGGGCCGGACGGAAGCACGGTGCGGCTGCCGTCGCAGCCGGTGAAGTTCTCGGGGTATGGCCCCAACCGTGTCACGCCCGCGCCGGCGCTGGGGCAGCACACCGAGGCCATCCTGGCCGCGCACGATTTCAGCAAGGAGAAACAACATGCTTAA
- a CDS encoding ABC transporter permease subunit, producing MSATVQRIEPPPAAAAGPTAASRPMKTVSGYRLPGEGSSSRISTITVVLLLALWWLASHLRWLPPLFLPTPESIFTAFIDAWQGNLQGGQPLTEHFAASMLRVFGAFALAVATAVPIGVMMGVSRIARGIFDPPIEFYRPLPPLAYLPLIVIWFGIDETSKVLLIFLACFAPLAMSAQAGVRSVTIEQINAAYSMGASPWQVVRHVVIPAALPDILTGMRIAIGFGWTTLVAAEMVAATAGLGQMVLNASNFLRTDVVIMGIVLIGLIAYVFDLLMRKLAKWLVPWKGRM from the coding sequence ATGTCCGCTACCGTCCAACGCATCGAACCGCCGCCTGCCGCCGCGGCGGGCCCGACCGCGGCCAGCCGCCCCATGAAGACCGTGTCGGGCTATCGCCTGCCGGGCGAGGGCTCGAGCTCGCGCATTTCCACCATCACCGTGGTGCTGCTGCTGGCGCTCTGGTGGCTGGCCAGCCACCTGCGCTGGCTGCCGCCGCTGTTCCTGCCCACGCCCGAGTCGATCTTCACCGCCTTCATCGATGCCTGGCAGGGCAATCTGCAGGGCGGCCAGCCGCTGACCGAGCATTTTGCCGCCAGCATGCTGCGCGTGTTCGGCGCCTTCGCGCTGGCGGTCGCCACCGCGGTGCCGATCGGCGTGATGATGGGCGTGTCGCGCATCGCCCGCGGCATCTTCGATCCGCCGATCGAGTTCTACCGCCCGCTGCCGCCGCTGGCCTACCTGCCGCTGATCGTGATCTGGTTCGGCATCGACGAGACCTCGAAGGTGCTGCTGATCTTCCTGGCCTGCTTCGCGCCGCTGGCGATGTCGGCGCAGGCGGGCGTGCGCTCGGTCACGATCGAGCAGATCAACGCCGCCTACTCGATGGGCGCGAGCCCCTGGCAGGTGGTGCGCCATGTGGTGATCCCGGCGGCGCTGCCCGATATCCTGACCGGCATGCGCATCGCCATCGGTTTCGGCTGGACCACGCTGGTCGCCGCCGAGATGGTGGCGGCCACGGCCGGACTGGGCCAGATGGTGCTCAACGCGTCCAACTTCCTGCGTACCGACGTGGTGATCATGGGCATCGTGCTGATCGGGCTGATCGCCTACGTGTTCGACCTGCTGATGCGCAAGCTGGCCAAGTGGCTGGTGCCCTGGAAGGGCCGGATGTAA
- a CDS encoding recombinase family protein — translation MPSTFIYSNRVRNPEAMEAELHLAYRAGHTVDLRRAFWEHQPPSVTSVDRPRLQAMLRQVRHGDTVVVMALRCLGSTVAETLDTIGRVRQLGAALYCLQLGQVNLASATPPQAVKVLRAAATLEGARRSARIRESLAAAKAVGHPVGRPPKHTAEQRAAILQALQAGESVSAAARRFHTTRQTVMRIRAGSGAPAPEDSKA, via the coding sequence ATGCCGTCGACCTTTATTTATTCCAACCGAGTCCGCAACCCGGAGGCGATGGAAGCCGAACTGCACCTCGCCTACCGCGCCGGACATACCGTGGATCTGCGCCGGGCCTTCTGGGAACACCAGCCGCCATCGGTGACGAGCGTGGATCGGCCAAGGCTGCAGGCGATGCTGCGGCAGGTCCGGCACGGCGACACGGTGGTGGTGATGGCATTGCGCTGCCTGGGTTCGACCGTGGCCGAAACGCTGGACACCATCGGCAGGGTGCGGCAGCTGGGCGCAGCGCTGTATTGCCTGCAGCTGGGCCAGGTCAATCTGGCCAGCGCCACGCCGCCGCAAGCCGTCAAGGTGCTGCGCGCCGCGGCCACGCTGGAAGGCGCCAGGCGCAGCGCGCGCATACGCGAGAGCCTGGCCGCGGCCAAGGCGGTGGGCCACCCCGTCGGCCGTCCGCCGAAACATACGGCCGAACAGCGCGCGGCCATCCTCCAGGCGTTGCAAGCGGGGGAATCCGTCAGTGCCGCCGCGCGGCGCTTCCATACCACGCGCCAGACCGTGATGCGCATCCGCGCCGGCAGCGGTGCGCCGGCACCCGAGGACAGCAAGGCCTGA
- a CDS encoding DUF3820 family protein, with protein MTDFDADALKRLVTVAMPFGKHKGTLIADLPGNYLNWFAREGFPPGQLGALLALMHELDHNGLAYLLKPLRGNASPR; from the coding sequence ATGACCGATTTCGACGCCGACGCCCTGAAACGCCTGGTCACCGTCGCCATGCCTTTTGGCAAGCACAAGGGCACGCTGATCGCCGACCTGCCGGGCAACTACCTTAACTGGTTCGCGCGCGAAGGCTTTCCGCCGGGACAGCTCGGCGCGCTGCTGGCACTGATGCATGAACTGGATCACAACGGGCTGGCGTACCTGCTGAAGCCGTTGCGGGGCAACGCATCGCCCCGATAA
- a CDS encoding acyl-CoA dehydrogenase family protein, with amino-acid sequence MLKRLGVEPGDLEIADAIGRFAQSELAPEAAEVDRAETSTTRYVPQLAELGLMGMNLPERWGGTETSPVALILSLAEIAKACASTSSMLGAHYLATDSILIGGDDGQRARYLPGAAAGTRLGAFALTEPRAGSNPADMATRATPEGDGYRLRGVKHFISNAEAADFIVVYARTDPAAGTRGISAFVVDRRSDGVQVAPAEKLMGIHGAPAHEVALDCFVPAANRLGPEGTGFRTAMKVLDNSRLDVAATSLGIAEAALACAVDWARQRQVGGEPLARKQGLQWMFADMRTRLEAAWLLTLQAAARRRDGEPFTEQASMAKLYASEMVGFVTDAALQIHGGYGFTREMPLERLVRDARILRIYEGSSEIQRTVIARAVLG; translated from the coding sequence ATGCTTAAACGACTGGGCGTCGAGCCGGGCGACCTGGAAATCGCCGATGCCATCGGCCGCTTCGCGCAGAGCGAGCTGGCCCCGGAGGCGGCCGAAGTGGACCGCGCGGAAACGTCCACCACGCGCTATGTGCCGCAGCTGGCAGAACTGGGCCTGATGGGGATGAACCTGCCGGAGCGCTGGGGCGGGACGGAGACTTCGCCGGTGGCGCTGATCCTGTCGCTGGCGGAGATCGCCAAGGCCTGTGCGTCGACCTCATCGATGCTCGGCGCGCATTACCTGGCGACTGATTCCATCCTGATCGGCGGCGACGACGGCCAGCGTGCGCGCTACCTGCCCGGCGCGGCGGCCGGCACGCGGCTCGGCGCCTTTGCCCTGACCGAGCCGCGCGCCGGCTCCAACCCGGCCGACATGGCTACGCGCGCCACGCCGGAAGGCGACGGCTACCGGCTGCGCGGGGTCAAGCACTTCATCTCCAATGCCGAGGCGGCGGACTTTATCGTGGTCTATGCCAGGACCGACCCGGCCGCGGGCACGCGCGGCATCAGCGCCTTCGTGGTGGACCGCCGCAGCGACGGCGTGCAGGTGGCGCCGGCGGAAAAACTGATGGGCATCCACGGCGCGCCGGCGCATGAGGTGGCGCTCGACTGCTTCGTGCCCGCCGCCAACCGGCTCGGGCCCGAGGGCACGGGTTTCCGCACCGCGATGAAGGTGCTCGACAACAGCCGGCTCGACGTTGCCGCCACCAGCCTGGGCATCGCCGAGGCGGCGCTGGCCTGCGCGGTGGACTGGGCCCGGCAGCGCCAGGTGGGCGGCGAGCCGCTGGCGCGCAAGCAGGGCCTGCAATGGATGTTCGCGGACATGCGCACGCGGCTGGAGGCGGCCTGGCTGCTGACGCTGCAGGCCGCGGCGCGGCGCCGCGACGGCGAGCCCTTTACCGAGCAGGCGTCGATGGCCAAGCTCTATGCGTCGGAGATGGTGGGGTTCGTCACCGATGCCGCGCTGCAGATCCATGGCGGCTACGGCTTTACGCGCGAGATGCCGCTGGAGCGGCTGGTGCGCGATGCGCGCATCCTGCGCATCTACGAGGGCTCGTCGGAAATCCAGCGCACGGTGATCGCGCGCGCGGTGCTCGGGTAA
- a CDS encoding CheR family methyltransferase, with product MAKHSERSLPSQLAFPVVGIGASAGGIEALIEIFEGLPSTTGAAYVLVIHLSPDHASHLADLLQARTSMRVQQVTTSTPIEANQVYVIAPNHNLTMVDGYLRVTPQERSRNRSTANIDLFFRSLAEAHQQRAVSVVLSGAGSDGSVGLTRVKELGGIAIAQEPDDAEYSSMPRSAISTGMVDFVVRAADIPQRLIDLWSAASHIRLPAAIDDVESAPHHTPQSESGERALREIMVILRTRTSHDFRHYKRATVLRRIERRLQVNGLTDLQQYRDYLHLHPEETPALLQDMLISVTNFFRDKEAFDALRTQVLPQLFENRGEGEVIRAWTPGCATGEEAYSLAMLLQEASAHTPEQVSFQVFATDIDERAVAIARNGLYPEPIANDIEPARIRQFFTKEASHLRVRKELRERVLFALHNVLSDPPFSRLDLVCCRNLLIYLDRDAQTEILRTFHFALRPGGYLFLGNSEAADSVSNLFSVVDKKARIYRANVAVRADTPMPLAIAGTTAARPPVSLLQPSGKRKFSFGDLHQRLIEQHAPPSVLVSRESDIVHLSDRAGRFLQYVGGEPSHNIIAVVRPELRLELRTAIYQALQTNHSVEARRVQLDRDGKHFFVNMTARPVHDAEANGDFVLVLFDEVEDSMSAAPTSQPGEERDPMIAQLERELQRTKEQLQATIEQSETSTEELKASNEELQAINEELRSATEELETSKEELQSINEELTTVNAELKSKVEETGKINDDLQNLITANDIGTVFVDRSMCIKRFTPRATDVFSIIPSDIGRSLLDITHRLEYDKLADDAAEAFDSLRLIEREVRSNDGRWYLARFLPYRTTEDRIDGAVLSFIDITSRRAAEERLREGEKRMNIVAESTRDYAIITFDDQGRVNSWNTGAERIFGVGEADMLGLPAEVLYTPEDRAAGVPQEEMAQARMYGRVEEDRWHVRKDGSRFRTTGVLSRLDKGGVSGFAKIMRDLDELALTRIATRTVRPGDGAGVPGIESMDGRAERLRDEFLAVVSHELKHPLNLISASAELISRSPDARGSDVIQRAAATIRRTVMGQAHIIDDLLDMSRLRTGKLSIAHAPLDWSEVVARVCSAIEEEVARKQIALERSLPARPVMIDADLTRIEQIVWNLVSNAIKYTGAGGTIQVSLTQANGQGVLEVRDTGAGIDAQSLPHIFDMFRQGAAPSARKGGLGIGLSLVRELVTVQGGKVQAESEGPGKGSLFTVSFPLCASVPLEDGASQASTRPLANTTILLVDDDPGTVETFKLLLEMEGAHVRVATSAQDAMHQLETLRPDLLLSDIGMPDMDGLEFIRAIRNNQQLSKLTAFALSGYGRPDDIRRSMHAGFDAHLTKPVSLDALINAIEELRAS from the coding sequence ATGGCCAAACACAGCGAACGCTCTTTGCCGAGCCAGCTCGCCTTTCCCGTGGTGGGGATCGGCGCGTCGGCCGGCGGCATCGAAGCCCTGATCGAGATTTTCGAAGGACTGCCCAGTACTACCGGGGCGGCCTACGTGCTGGTGATTCATCTCTCGCCCGACCACGCCAGCCACCTCGCCGACCTGCTGCAGGCGCGCACCAGCATGCGGGTCCAGCAGGTCACCACGTCGACGCCGATCGAGGCCAACCAGGTCTACGTGATCGCGCCGAACCACAACCTGACCATGGTGGACGGCTATCTGCGCGTCACCCCGCAGGAGCGCAGCCGGAACCGCAGCACGGCCAACATCGACCTGTTCTTCCGCTCCCTTGCCGAAGCGCACCAGCAGCGCGCGGTGTCGGTGGTGCTGTCGGGCGCGGGTTCCGACGGCTCGGTGGGACTGACCCGCGTCAAGGAGCTGGGCGGCATCGCCATCGCGCAGGAGCCGGATGATGCCGAGTACTCCAGCATGCCGCGCTCGGCGATCAGCACGGGCATGGTCGACTTCGTCGTCCGCGCCGCCGACATTCCGCAGCGCCTGATCGACCTGTGGAGCGCCGCCAGCCATATCCGGCTGCCGGCGGCGATCGACGACGTGGAATCCGCGCCGCACCACACGCCGCAGTCGGAAAGCGGCGAGCGCGCGCTGCGCGAGATCATGGTGATCCTGCGCACCCGCACCTCGCACGATTTCCGGCATTACAAGCGCGCCACGGTGCTGCGCCGCATCGAGCGCCGGCTTCAGGTCAACGGACTGACCGACCTGCAGCAGTACCGCGACTACCTGCATCTGCACCCCGAAGAGACCCCGGCGTTGCTGCAGGACATGCTGATCAGCGTGACGAATTTCTTCCGCGACAAGGAGGCCTTTGACGCGCTGCGCACGCAGGTGCTGCCGCAGCTGTTCGAGAACCGGGGCGAGGGCGAAGTGATTCGCGCCTGGACCCCTGGCTGTGCCACCGGCGAAGAAGCATATTCGCTCGCCATGCTGCTGCAGGAGGCGTCGGCGCATACACCGGAGCAGGTGTCGTTCCAGGTCTTCGCCACGGATATCGACGAGCGCGCCGTGGCCATCGCGCGCAACGGGCTGTACCCGGAGCCGATCGCCAACGACATCGAGCCCGCCCGGATCCGGCAGTTCTTCACCAAGGAAGCCTCGCACCTGCGCGTGCGCAAGGAGCTGCGCGAGCGGGTATTGTTCGCGCTGCACAACGTACTGAGCGATCCGCCGTTTTCGCGCCTGGACCTGGTTTGCTGCCGCAACCTGCTGATCTACCTGGACCGCGACGCGCAGACCGAAATCCTGCGTACCTTCCATTTCGCGCTGCGGCCCGGTGGCTACCTGTTCCTGGGCAACTCCGAAGCGGCGGACAGCGTCAGCAACCTGTTTTCGGTGGTCGACAAGAAGGCGCGCATCTACCGCGCCAACGTCGCGGTGCGCGCCGATACGCCGATGCCGCTGGCCATCGCCGGCACCACCGCGGCCCGTCCGCCGGTATCGCTGCTGCAGCCGTCGGGCAAGCGCAAGTTTTCCTTTGGCGACCTGCACCAGCGGCTGATCGAGCAGCATGCGCCGCCGAGCGTGCTGGTCAGCCGCGAATCCGATATCGTGCACCTGTCGGACCGCGCCGGGCGCTTCCTGCAATACGTCGGCGGCGAACCCTCGCACAACATCATCGCGGTGGTGCGGCCCGAGCTGCGGCTGGAGCTGCGCACCGCGATCTACCAGGCCCTGCAGACCAACCACAGCGTCGAGGCCAGGCGCGTGCAACTGGATCGCGACGGCAAGCATTTCTTCGTCAACATGACCGCGCGCCCGGTGCACGACGCCGAAGCCAATGGCGACTTTGTGCTGGTGCTGTTCGACGAGGTCGAAGACAGCATGAGCGCCGCGCCGACCAGCCAGCCGGGCGAGGAGCGCGACCCGATGATCGCGCAGCTGGAGCGCGAGTTGCAGCGCACCAAGGAACAGCTGCAAGCCACCATCGAGCAGTCCGAGACCTCGACCGAAGAGCTGAAGGCCTCCAACGAAGAGCTGCAGGCGATCAACGAAGAGCTGCGCTCGGCCACCGAGGAACTGGAAACCAGCAAGGAAGAGCTGCAATCGATCAACGAGGAACTCACCACGGTCAATGCCGAGCTGAAGTCCAAGGTCGAGGAAACCGGCAAGATCAACGACGACCTGCAGAACCTGATCACGGCCAACGACATCGGCACGGTGTTTGTCGACCGCAGCATGTGCATCAAGCGCTTTACCCCGCGCGCGACCGATGTCTTCAGCATCATTCCGTCCGACATCGGCCGTTCGCTGCTCGACATCACCCACCGGCTCGAGTACGACAAGCTCGCCGACGATGCCGCCGAGGCCTTCGACTCGCTGCGCCTGATCGAACGCGAAGTGCGCAGCAACGACGGCCGCTGGTACCTGGCGCGCTTCCTGCCCTATCGCACCACCGAGGACCGCATCGACGGCGCGGTGCTTTCCTTCATCGACATCACCTCGCGGCGCGCCGCCGAGGAGCGCCTGCGCGAAGGCGAAAAGCGCATGAACATCGTCGCCGAGAGCACGCGCGACTACGCCATCATCACCTTCGACGACCAGGGCCGCGTCAACAGCTGGAACACCGGTGCCGAGCGCATCTTCGGCGTCGGCGAGGCCGACATGCTGGGCTTGCCGGCGGAGGTGCTGTACACCCCGGAGGACCGCGCCGCGGGCGTGCCGCAGGAAGAGATGGCGCAGGCGCGCATGTACGGCCGGGTCGAGGAAGACCGCTGGCACGTGCGCAAGGACGGCAGCCGCTTCCGCACCACCGGCGTGCTGTCGCGGCTGGACAAGGGCGGCGTCAGCGGCTTCGCCAAGATCATGCGCGACCTCGACGAACTGGCGCTGACCCGCATTGCCACGCGCACCGTGCGTCCCGGCGATGGCGCCGGCGTGCCGGGCATCGAATCCATGGACGGGCGCGCCGAACGGCTGCGCGACGAATTCCTCGCGGTGGTGTCACATGAACTGAAGCATCCGCTCAACCTGATCAGCGCCAGCGCGGAGCTGATCAGCCGTTCTCCCGACGCGCGCGGCAGCGACGTGATCCAGCGTGCCGCCGCCACCATCCGGCGCACGGTGATGGGCCAGGCGCATATCATCGACGACCTGCTCGACATGTCGCGGCTGCGTACCGGCAAGCTGTCGATCGCGCATGCGCCGCTGGACTGGAGCGAGGTGGTCGCCCGGGTCTGCAGCGCCATCGAAGAGGAAGTCGCGCGCAAGCAGATCGCGCTGGAGCGCTCGCTGCCGGCGCGGCCGGTGATGATCGACGCGGACCTTACCCGGATCGAGCAGATCGTGTGGAACCTGGTCAGCAACGCCATCAAGTACACCGGTGCCGGCGGCACCATCCAGGTGTCGCTGACGCAGGCGAACGGCCAGGGTGTGCTCGAGGTGCGCGACACCGGCGCCGGCATCGATGCGCAGAGCCTGCCGCATATCTTCGACATGTTCCGCCAGGGCGCGGCGCCGTCCGCGCGCAAGGGCGGGCTGGGCATCGGCCTGTCGCTGGTGCGGGAGCTGGTCACGGTGCAGGGCGGGAAGGTGCAGGCCGAGTCCGAGGGGCCGGGCAAGGGCTCGTTGTTTACCGTGTCGTTCCCGCTTTGCGCCAGCGTTCCGCTGGAGGATGGCGCCAGCCAGGCGTCGACGCGGCCGCTCGCGAACACCACCATCCTGCTGGTCGACGATGATCCCGGCACGGTCGAGACCTTCAAGCTGTTGCTGGAAATGGAAGGCGCGCATGTCAGGGTCGCCACCAGCGCGCAGGACGCCATGCACCAGCTCGAGACGCTGCGTCCCGACCTGCTGTTGTCGGACATCGGCATGCCGGACATGGATGGCCTGGAGTTCATCCGGGCGATCCGTAACAACCAGCAGCTCAGCAAGCTGACCGCGTTCGCGCTCAGCGGCTACGGGCGCCCCGACGATATCCGGCGCTCGATGCATGCGGGCTTCGATGCCCACCTGACCAAGCCGGTCTCGCTCGATGCGCTGATCAACGCCATCGAGGAACTGCGCGCCAGCTAG
- a CDS encoding LysR family transcriptional regulator produces MRVSLRRLRYFAATAETGSTTAAARLLNVSQPSISVAIRELETLFDEALFARDAGARMTLTRFGVRKLAEARHILGAATAFEVDKSGDGAAGEVKLGVFRTLAPVYLPVVLRLARERYPGLTVRFVEGDLAQLEDWLHGGQIELALSYDVGMPDDLERERLAELRPYGLVPAGSRLARRRGSVSLHELAQQPLILIDLPHSREFLMAPFWQYGLQPEVRYRATSLELARGMVANGLGVALLITQAPASSQITAVVEKPIREETVRQPLVIARAARATRSRAAELLAECVRAAVAEATAAGARARPRAT; encoded by the coding sequence ATGCGTGTCTCGCTGCGGCGGCTGCGCTACTTCGCCGCGACCGCGGAAACCGGCAGCACCACGGCCGCGGCGCGGCTGCTGAACGTGTCGCAGCCGTCGATCTCGGTCGCCATCCGCGAGCTGGAGACGCTGTTCGACGAAGCCCTGTTCGCCCGCGACGCCGGCGCGCGCATGACCCTGACCCGCTTCGGCGTGCGCAAGCTGGCCGAAGCGCGCCACATCCTGGGCGCGGCCACGGCGTTTGAAGTCGACAAGAGCGGCGACGGCGCGGCCGGCGAAGTGAAGCTCGGCGTGTTCCGCACGCTGGCGCCGGTCTACCTGCCGGTGGTGCTGCGCCTGGCGCGAGAGCGCTACCCGGGGCTGACGGTGCGTTTCGTCGAGGGTGACCTGGCCCAGCTGGAAGACTGGCTGCATGGCGGCCAGATCGAACTGGCGCTGAGCTACGACGTCGGCATGCCCGACGACCTCGAGCGCGAACGGCTGGCTGAGCTGCGGCCCTACGGCCTGGTGCCCGCCGGCTCGCGGCTGGCCCGGCGCCGGGGCAGCGTCTCGCTGCATGAGCTGGCGCAGCAGCCGCTGATCCTGATCGACCTGCCGCACAGCCGCGAATTCCTGATGGCGCCGTTCTGGCAATACGGGCTGCAGCCAGAGGTGCGCTACCGCGCCACCTCGCTGGAACTGGCGCGCGGCATGGTCGCCAACGGCCTGGGCGTGGCCCTGCTGATCACGCAGGCGCCCGCGTCATCGCAGATCACCGCGGTGGTGGAGAAACCGATACGCGAAGAGACCGTGCGCCAGCCGCTGGTGATTGCCCGCGCGGCGCGCGCCACGCGGTCGAGGGCCGCGGAATTGCTGGCTGAATGCGTGCGCGCCGCCGTGGCCGAGGCCACTGCCGCAGGCGCCCGCGCGCGACCACGCGCCACCTGA
- a CDS encoding ProQ/FinO family protein has translation MGFEQLAALRDQLAKKAAAESRKGERKGPRQAATGGTTGDASKDASKGASKGAPNRPREGKRSGADAGAGIKGRRAAPAAAPGKQVDPVVHSIARLQKHFPKAFPKNPAPKVPLKIGTFEDLTQHAGKLGLDEAELREAIRTWCSGARYWSCMVEGAKRLDLDGNEAGVVTQADAKRAQQLKARRAGAARQKAKAAAPAAAAAPAAVESAAAPAEAQAAATPATPEAPETP, from the coding sequence ATGGGCTTCGAACAACTGGCAGCACTCAGGGACCAACTCGCCAAGAAGGCGGCCGCCGAATCCAGGAAGGGCGAGCGCAAGGGCCCGCGCCAAGCCGCGACCGGCGGCACGACCGGCGACGCGTCCAAGGACGCATCCAAGGGCGCATCCAAGGGCGCGCCGAACCGTCCCCGTGAGGGCAAGCGTAGCGGCGCGGATGCGGGCGCGGGCATCAAGGGCCGCCGTGCGGCGCCCGCCGCCGCGCCTGGCAAGCAGGTCGATCCGGTGGTGCATTCCATTGCCCGGCTGCAGAAGCATTTCCCCAAGGCCTTCCCCAAGAACCCGGCTCCCAAGGTGCCGCTGAAGATCGGCACCTTCGAAGACCTGACCCAGCACGCCGGCAAGCTCGGCCTGGACGAGGCGGAGTTGCGCGAGGCGATCCGCACCTGGTGCAGCGGCGCGCGCTACTGGTCGTGCATGGTGGAAGGCGCCAAGCGCCTGGACCTGGACGGCAACGAGGCCGGCGTGGTCACGCAGGCGGACGCCAAGCGCGCCCAGCAACTGAAGGCGCGCCGCGCCGGCGCCGCGCGCCAGAAGGCCAAGGCTGCCGCGCCTGCGGCGGCGGCCGCGCCGGCCGCGGTGGAGTCCGCCGCGGCGCCTGCCGAGGCGCAGGCAGCGGCGACACCGGCTACGCCCGAAGCCCCGGAAACGCCCTGA
- a CDS encoding chemotaxis protein CheB: MMRDTVVVGTSSGGVDALRQLAAGLPARFDAAVLVVLHIGANPSMLPQMLMQVGPLPAHHARDGEAVLPGVIYVAPPDHHLMIDGERTMLRRGPKENFARPAIDPLFRSAAVSRRNRVIGAILTGQLDDGSAGLHAVHECGGITIVQDPDSAYASDMPRNALRAVTPHYVLPLHGIAPELARLAGSAAHAAPEPSASLMTEHALSIGPSSIDAVQRIAQPSALTCPECGGALWEIREALPPRFRCHTGHTFGLLTLRHACNSALEHMLYDSLRALHEQNELYTRIAAYHMQIGDTDVARQYTEAAGRAAASAKRIEGWLRES, from the coding sequence ATGATGCGCGACACGGTTGTAGTCGGGACCTCAAGCGGAGGGGTGGATGCCCTGCGGCAACTCGCCGCGGGTCTTCCGGCCCGCTTCGACGCCGCGGTCCTGGTGGTGCTGCATATCGGCGCCAATCCGAGCATGCTGCCGCAGATGCTGATGCAGGTCGGGCCGCTGCCGGCGCACCACGCGCGCGACGGTGAAGCGGTGCTGCCGGGGGTCATCTATGTCGCGCCGCCCGACCACCACCTGATGATCGACGGCGAGCGCACCATGCTGCGGCGCGGACCGAAGGAGAACTTCGCGCGGCCGGCCATCGATCCGTTGTTCCGCAGCGCGGCGGTCAGCCGGCGCAACCGTGTCATCGGGGCCATCCTGACCGGTCAGCTCGACGATGGCTCGGCCGGCCTGCATGCCGTGCACGAGTGCGGCGGCATCACCATCGTCCAGGATCCCGACAGCGCCTATGCCTCGGACATGCCGCGCAACGCGCTGCGGGCCGTCACCCCGCATTACGTGCTGCCGCTGCATGGCATCGCGCCAGAGCTTGCACGGCTGGCGGGCAGCGCCGCGCATGCTGCGCCAGAGCCGTCGGCGTCGCTCATGACGGAACATGCCCTGTCGATCGGGCCCTCGTCCATCGATGCAGTCCAGCGCATTGCGCAGCCTTCGGCCCTTACCTGCCCGGAGTGCGGCGGTGCGCTCTGGGAGATACGCGAGGCCCTGCCCCCGCGGTTTCGTTGCCACACCGGCCACACCTTCGGGCTGCTGACGCTGCGCCACGCTTGCAATAGCGCACTCGAGCACATGCTCTACGATTCGCTGCGTGCGCTGCACGAGCAGAATGAACTTTATACACGTATTGCGGCGTATCATATGCAAATTGGGGACACTGACGTGGCACGTCAGTACACCGAGGCAGCTGGCCGCGCGGCAGCGTCCGCGAAGCGTATCGAAGGTTGGCTTCGCGAGAGCTAG